Sequence from the Clostridium botulinum genome:
TTGTATCACAGGTATTAGCAAGATGCTTAATAACTGGGGGGGATTTTGCAGAAATTTTTGAAGATGATTCTGTAAATAACTCTATATCATTAATAGATGGAAAAGTAGAGGATGCCATAGGTGGAAGAAACTACGGAATTGGAATTAGAATTTTTAAAGGATTAAAGAGCGTATATGCATATACAAATAATAATAGTTTAGATTCTTTATTAGAAACAGCTTATAGAGCAGCATTAGCTTTAGGTAATGCAAATGAAGAAGAAAAGAATATTATATTAAATGAGAAAAAGATACAAACAATACATCCAATAATGTTTTATCCTAAGGATGTAAACTATAATAAAAAAATAGATATTTTAAAATTAGCTTATAATAGTGCTAAAAATTATAATAGTGAAATTTCACAGGTTATAACAAGTTATGGTGATAAGGAACAAAATATCTTAATTGCTAATAGTGATGGTTTATATATAGAAGATAAAAGAATTAGAACAAGGCTTGGAATAAATGCCATAGCATCTAAAGGATCAGAAAATCAAACAGGATTTGAAGGTCCAGGAAGATATATGGGAATTGAAATGTTTGAAAGTATAGATCCTGAATACCATGGAATGGAAGCAGCAAGGATAGCTCATACAATGCTTCATGCAAAGAATTGTCCAGCTGGTAATATGGCAGTTGCAATAGATAACGGATTTGGTGGAGTAATATTTCATGAGGCATGTGGTCATGCATTAGAAGCAAGCTCTGTTGCTAAAGGTAATTCTGTTTTTGCTAATAAATTAGGCGAGCAAATAGCATCAACTAAAGTAACAGCTATAGATGATGGTACAATAGCTAATGCTTGGGGATCACTTAATATAGATGATGAAGGAAATAAAACTCAAAAAAATATTTTAATTGAAAATGGCATATTAAAAGGATATATGATTGATAAATTAAATGGTAGAAGAATGAATATGAAACCAACAGGTAGTTCGAGAAGACAGAGTTATAAATATCAACCTACATCAAGAATGACTAATACGTATATAGCAAATGGAATGGATAATCCAGAAGATATAATTAAATCAATTTCAGATGGTTTATATGCTAAGAAGTTAGGTGGGGGTTCAGTAAATCCTATAACTGGAGAATTTAACTTTGCTGTACAAGAAGGATATTTAGTTAAGAATGGTGTTATTAAGGAACCAGTAAGGGGCGCAAGTCTTATTGGAAAAGGTAGCGAAGTTCTTATGGACATTGATATGGTAGGTAATAATTTAGAATTAGCTCAAGGAATGTGTGGTTCTTCTTCAGGAAGTATTCCAACTAATGTAGGTCAACCTATGATTAGAGTTAAGAAAATGACAGTTGGGGGTAGATAGTACATGGAATTTAATTTGTTTAAAGAGAAACTAATGAGTGAAGCTAAAAAAGCAGGATTTGATGAATGTGAAATATATTATTCTGATGCGGAAAGTTTAAGTATAAACATTTATGATGGAGACGTTGAAAAGTATAAATTAAATAATTCATTTGGATTATCATTTAGAGGAAAAATAAATGAGAAAATGGGATATTCATACACTGAGATATTAGATGAAGATTCTATAAGTACTCTTATAGAAAATGCAAAAGGTGCAGCATTAGTTATAGAAAATGATGATACTCAATTTATATATGAAGGTGATAATGAGTATAAAGAAATTAATTGTTATAAAAATGAATTAGATAATATAAAACCTGATAAGCTTATAAAATTAGCTTTAGAAATGGAACGTGAATGCAAAAAGCAATGTGATAAAGTTGTTAATTTTGGTGGTTGTGGAATAGGATATGGAAAATCTAGTTATGGAATATTAAATTCAAAGGGGTTAGATTTATCAACTTCAAGAAATCACTTAACAGCTTACGTAGTTCCAATAATCGAAGATAATAATGAAAAATATGATGGCATGGGATATGTTATTGCAAAGGGAGAAGCTGATATTAATCCAGAAAAATTAGCTAAAGATGGATTAGAAGAGGCTCTTTCAAGAATTGGTGGAAGAAGCATAGAATCAGGAAAATATAAAGTGGTTATAAATAATGAAGCTATGGTATCATTACTTGGAACTTTTTCAGGAATTTTTAATGCTGAACAAGCACAAAAGGGATTATCTTTATTAAGAGGTAAAGAAGGAGAAATTATAGCTTCAGATAAAGTAACTTTAATAGATGATCCTCATCTTGAAGATGGACTTGGAACAACAGCATTTGATGATGAAGGTGTTGCAACTTATAAAAAGGAAGTTATAACTAATGGAAAACTAAATACATTATTATACAATTTAAAGACAGCACATAAGGCTAATGTTAAATCTACAGGTAATGGATTTAAATCATCTTATGCATCTATAGTAGGGATTAGCCCAACAAATTTTTATATAAAACCAGGAAAGAAAGACTTTGAGGAGATATGTAAAGAGGTTAACAACGGAGTAATAATAACTGAATTTGCAGGACTTCATTCTGGGGCTAATTCTGTTACTGGAGATTTTTCTTTGGCATCTAAGGGATTTATGATTGAAAATGGAAAGAAGACATTCCCAATAGAGCAAATTACAGTAGCAGGAAATTTCTTTACATTAATTAAAGATGTAGAAGAAATAGGAAGTGATTTAAAGTTCCCTATGAGTAGTGTAGGTTCACCATGTGTTGTTATAAAGGAATTATCAATAGCAGGAAAATAAATAATATATTGTCTTATAAAGTTGTGCTGATATTATAGTATAAAGCTTGTGGGCTGAGGAATTTACTTTAAGAACACTAAAATAGATACTAGTCTAATTAATGCATTATCCTAATGAAACATTGTGACAAGCAATTAATTAAACAAATATCTATTAAGAATTATAAAAAATAAATTACAATACCACTATGCAATTATACTAAAATATCAACATTTATTTAAAAAGATATTGATAATGTAGTAGATTTATTGAATAGACATAAAAAATAGAAGGACTAATTTTGTAGTCCTTCTATTTTTTATTTAGCTATGTTTTGAATAGGTGTTAAAAAGATAGCCTAATTATATAGATTATTATTTTTTAAAGTAATTCGCCCTTATCATTTTGTCTGATAAATCTAATATGTTTTTGTATGTTTCTTTATCTTCATCAGAAAGGGTATTTTGGTCTTTTATAGTACCATCTGTTAATATAGCGAATGATTTATTTGTATTTAGAAGATTTCTTCCTAAAGCAGTGTTTTGATATTTTTCTTTATCTATACCAAGCATATAAAGTAGGGTTGGCATAACATCAATCTGTCCACCATATAAATCAAATGTTTTTCCAGTATTAATAGAAGTATCATAGATTAAAAGTGGAACTACAGGGTTACCCGTGTCTAGATACCAATCTTCTTTATTAGATAATTTTTCAATTCCATTGTTATAATATTTATGAACACCTGTATGATCACCCATAATAGCTATTACACTATTTTCTAATAATCCTTCACTATGTAATAGTTTTAAGAAGTTACCTATTTGAGCATCTGTATAGTGTAAGCTTTCAAAATATCCACCTAGCTCACTAGCATCTAATTCAGGATCAAGTCCTAATTCTCTATACTCTTTTGGTATATCAAATGGACCATGACTTGTTAATGTTACTGTAAGAGCATAAAATGGATTAGATTGTTCTTTTAACATTGGAACTACTTGTTTAAAGTAGCTTGCATCACTTATACCCATTCCAATTGTTTCATCTGCATTGAATGAATAGTAATCGTTAAATTTATCAAATCCTATTCCTTTAAGTCCGGCAGAATAATTCCAGAAAGAACCCTTATCAGGATGTATAGCAATACTGCTATAACTATTTTTTTCTAATATATCAGGTAAAGAATTATAAGTATTATTTGGATATCTAAAGAAAGTACTTCCTCTTCTTAGTGGAAACATAGATGTATTAACCATTAAATCACTATCAGAACTTGTACCTTCATTAACTTGTTCAAATACATTAGGAAAATAAAAGCCTTTAGATGTTAAATTGTTCAATACAGGAGTAATTTCTTTGCCATTAATGCTTTTATTTATAACAAAACTTTCTAAAGATTCAACTTGAATATAAATTAGATTTTTACCTTTAGATATACCAAAGTAATCATTGTTAGGTAAGTTTTCATTCTTCATATTAAATAATTTATTTAAATTATTTTCATCTTCAACTGTAAATTCATATGGTTTTGAATCACGATAAACTGTATATAAATCAAATATATGATATCCAATTGGTGAAAAATATCTAGCTGTGTTTGTTGGGTCGTAATTATCATATAAATAGGAATCTTTAACATCTTTATTATTTAAAATATGTATATTAAAAGGAACATAACCTATAAATAATATTGGCATAATAAAAGTTATAAGAAAAGTTTTTATCGCTCTCTTATTTATTTTAGATACATATTTTCTAGTAAAGTAAACATAAATTCCAAATAAAAAGAAATCTATTATAAAGATAACGTCTAAAGGACTAAACATAGAATATACTGCCCCAGACAAATTATCTAAATTTGCAGTTTGAGTTGCAATAAGAATAGATGGAACTGTTAAAAATCCTCTAAAGTAACAAACATCTAATACGATAATTGCAGTTAAGAGTATATTTATTGTAAAAAGATATATTATTCTTGCTTTACCTTTAAATAAAAGAGAAAAACT
This genomic interval carries:
- a CDS encoding TldD/PmbA family protein, coding for MLEKSIVSQVLARCLITGGDFAEIFEDDSVNNSISLIDGKVEDAIGGRNYGIGIRIFKGLKSVYAYTNNNSLDSLLETAYRAALALGNANEEEKNIILNEKKIQTIHPIMFYPKDVNYNKKIDILKLAYNSAKNYNSEISQVITSYGDKEQNILIANSDGLYIEDKRIRTRLGINAIASKGSENQTGFEGPGRYMGIEMFESIDPEYHGMEAARIAHTMLHAKNCPAGNMAVAIDNGFGGVIFHEACGHALEASSVAKGNSVFANKLGEQIASTKVTAIDDGTIANAWGSLNIDDEGNKTQKNILIENGILKGYMIDKLNGRRMNMKPTGSSRRQSYKYQPTSRMTNTYIANGMDNPEDIIKSISDGLYAKKLGGGSVNPITGEFNFAVQEGYLVKNGVIKEPVRGASLIGKGSEVLMDIDMVGNNLELAQGMCGSSSGSIPTNVGQPMIRVKKMTVGGR
- a CDS encoding TldD/PmbA family protein — its product is MEFNLFKEKLMSEAKKAGFDECEIYYSDAESLSINIYDGDVEKYKLNNSFGLSFRGKINEKMGYSYTEILDEDSISTLIENAKGAALVIENDDTQFIYEGDNEYKEINCYKNELDNIKPDKLIKLALEMERECKKQCDKVVNFGGCGIGYGKSSYGILNSKGLDLSTSRNHLTAYVVPIIEDNNEKYDGMGYVIAKGEADINPEKLAKDGLEEALSRIGGRSIESGKYKVVINNEAMVSLLGTFSGIFNAEQAQKGLSLLRGKEGEIIASDKVTLIDDPHLEDGLGTTAFDDEGVATYKKEVITNGKLNTLLYNLKTAHKANVKSTGNGFKSSYASIVGISPTNFYIKPGKKDFEEICKEVNNGVIITEFAGLHSGANSVTGDFSLASKGFMIENGKKTFPIEQITVAGNFFTLIKDVEEIGSDLKFPMSSVGSPCVVIKELSIAGK
- a CDS encoding LTA synthase family protein, with protein sequence MHSNKNKITDFLNKSRLNQLILFLFPLISIFLKCIFFQGFITGSNPYSFNFNTGYDYARPFFNYYLAFILIFISFSLLFKGKARIIYLFTINILLTAIIVLDVCYFRGFLTVPSILIATQTANLDNLSGAVYSMFSPLDVIFIIDFFLFGIYVYFTRKYVSKINKRAIKTFLITFIMPILFIGYVPFNIHILNNKDVKDSYLYDNYDPTNTARYFSPIGYHIFDLYTVYRDSKPYEFTVEDENNLNKLFNMKNENLPNNDYFGISKGKNLIYIQVESLESFVINKSINGKEITPVLNNLTSKGFYFPNVFEQVNEGTSSDSDLMVNTSMFPLRRGSTFFRYPNNTYNSLPDILEKNSYSSIAIHPDKGSFWNYSAGLKGIGFDKFNDYYSFNADETIGMGISDASYFKQVVPMLKEQSNPFYALTVTLTSHGPFDIPKEYRELGLDPELDASELGGYFESLHYTDAQIGNFLKLLHSEGLLENSVIAIMGDHTGVHKYYNNGIEKLSNKEDWYLDTGNPVVPLLIYDTSINTGKTFDLYGGQIDVMPTLLYMLGIDKEKYQNTALGRNLLNTNKSFAILTDGTIKDQNTLSDEDKETYKNILDLSDKMIRANYFKK